The Nitrospirota bacterium genomic interval TTTAGGAGCCCAGCCATGCTTATGGGGTTTGCACAATGCACAACCCTTTGATTTTTTATCCTTATAGACTTTGCCCATAATTAAATAATGCTTTTTTATAAATTTTCATCTTTATCTTATCCTTCACTAATCAAAAAAGGCAAGCGGGAACGCGCTTGGCGCGTTAGTGCAATAGTGCAGTCGCCTCGGGCGACTTTTCGCTAACGCTTCGAGAAGCGCAGAAGAATAAAGTATCACCTAAACATCTTTAAAAAATCTGAAACCTTTATGATTTATATTGATTTATATCCGCGCATATCGTAAATGTCCAGGGTCAGGTCTTGATTCTTGAAATAGAAGGACGACGAGAGTATAGATAGTGTGACTTAAAAATTGAAATGAAGAAATCTTACCCTCTCGTCAAATGCCTGTATTTGATGCGATGCAGCTGGTCTGCGGCTGCGCCGAGTCGCGCCTTTTTGTCCGCTTCGTATTCTGAATAATTCCCATCAAACCAGACTACTTTGCTGTCGCCTTCAAAGGCGAGGATGTGTGTAGCGATACGGTCGAGAAACCATCTGTCATGGCTGATGACAACTGCGCAGCCCGCAAAATATTCCAAAGCCTCTTCAAGCGCACGCATTGTATTCACATCCAGATCATTGGTAGGTTCATCAAGCAAAAGCACATTGGCTTCTTCCTTAAGCATACGCGCAAGATGCACGCGGTTTCTCTCTCCGCCTGACAGCATGGAAGCTTTTTTCTGCTGGTCACTGCCGGAGAAGTTGAAGCGCGCAACATAGGCGCGCGAGTTGACCTGCCTCTTGCCGAGCTGAACGACATCCAGCCCCTCGGAGATAATCTCCCATATGGTCTTCTTTGGGTCGAGGTCGTCACGGCTCTGATCCACGTATGCCAGCTTTACGGTTTCTCCGATTTTAAATGTGCCTGAATCAGGCTTTTCCTTCCCGGTTATCATACGGAAAAGGGTGGTCTTCCCCGCTCCGTTCGGCCCGATTATGCCGACAATTCCCCCGGGTGGAAGGGAGAAAGTCATGCCCTCCATAAGGATATTATCGCCGTATGCCTTGCTCACGTTATCAGCCTTAATGACGACATCGCCAAGGCGGGGACCCGGCGGGATATAGATTTCGAGATCCTTTGAACTTTTTTCAATATCCTGACTGAGAAGCCTCTCATAGGAAGTGATGCGAGCCCTGGCTTTTGCATGGCGTCCTTTGGGAGACATCCGTATCCACTCAAGCTCGCGCTGCAGCGTCTTCTGCCTTTCGCTTTCGGACTTCTCCTCTTGCTCCAGACGGTTCTTCTTCTGTTCCAGCCACGATGAGTAATTGCCTTTCCATGGAATCCCCTGTCCCCTGTCGAGTTCAAGAATCCATCCCGCAACATTATCAAGGAAATATCGGTCATGGGTCACCGCAATAATAGTGCCGGGATAACTTTGCAGATGATGCTCCAGCCACGCCACTGTCTCGGCGTCAAGGTGGTTGGTCGGTTCATCCAACAGCAGGATATCGGGCTTTTTCAAAAGGAGCCTGCAAAGCGCCACGCGCCGCCTTTCTCCTCCTGACAGCACTTTAACCGGCGTATCTCCATAAGGACAGCGCAGGGCCTCCATTGCCATCTCAAGACGCGAATCCATATCCCATGCATCCATTGCATCGAGTTTCTCCTGTACTTTTCCCTGACGTTCAATAAGCTTGCTCATCTCATCGTCGGACATAGGCTCTGCGAATTTCTCATTAATCAGGTTATATTCTTTGAGAGCATCAACTGTCTCCTGCACGCCTTCTTCCACTATCTCACGCACTGTCTTGCTGTTATCAAGTCGTGGCTCCTGCTCAAGGAAACCTATGGTGTGTCCGGGCGACAGGACTGTCTCGCCATTGAACTCTTTATCAACTCCTGCAAGGATGCGGAGAAGCGAGCTCTTCCCTGATCCGTTCAGGCCGAGGACGCCTATCTTGGCCCCGTAGAAATAGGAGAGATAGATATCTTTTAAAACCGTTTTGTTATCATAATGCCTGCTGACCCCGACCATGGAGTAAATTACCTTATTCGGCTCGCTGCTCATCTTCTTTCGTATCCTTTCATCAAGTCATCGCGGTTTGGAATTACGCGGTTTTGAAGTATAGCATAATCAGGGCAATGGAGAAATTTCCAGCGTATACCTGTTGCCTTTTCTAAATCGCTCAACTTAGGTTAGAATATCAATTATTAATTCATGGGAAAAGTAATCGCCATAGACGGCCCTTCGGGCGCGGGCAAGGGGACCATTGCCAAACTCCTTGCCGGAAAACTTGGATTCAGCTACCTTGACACAGGGGCGCTTTACAGGGCGGTTGCATTGGCCTTGAGGGGAAAAGGAATAAATCCTGAAGACAGCGATGATAAAATTGCAAGCGCTTTAAAGGGTATCGGCATTGCTTTCAAAGACGGGAAAGTATTTTTGAAAGAAAATTCTCAACTCTCAACTCTCAACTCTCAACTTCCTGATGGCAAAGATGTCTCAGAGGAGATACGCACTACTGAAATGGGACATTACTCTTCTGTATTTTCCGCAAGAAAGGTTGTAAGGGATTTTCTTCTTGATATTCAGAGAAGCGCCTCGCTTAATGCCGACCTTGTTGCAGAGGGAAGGGATATGACAACAGTTGTATTCCCTGACGCATGGAAAAAATTTTATCTTGACGCCTCCGTTGAAGAGCGGGCAAAAAGGCGCTATCTCCAGATAAAAGAAAAGGGAATCAACATAACCGAAGCAGAGGCAAAGAAAGACGTTGTTGAAAGAGACGCGAGGGATTCAGGCAGAGACCTTGCCCCGCTCAGGAAAACTGATGATGCCGTCCTCATTGATTCCTCACAGATGACAATAAACAAAGTCTTAGAAAATATCCTGAAAGTCGTAAGGACGAGCCCTTGACCTTAGCTTACCGGTTTACTGCAACTCTGTGCTTCGTACTTTTTAAGATCTTTTTCAGGTTTAAGATTGTAAATATCGAAAAAGTCCCTGAAAAAGGCGGTGTTATTGTCGTGTCAAACCACGTCAGCCATTTAGACCCTCTGGTGATAGGCGCTGCAATAAGGCACAGGCAGGCAACTTTCATGGCGAAAAGAGGGCTTTTTAAGATACCGCTTGTCGGCGCCTTTGTAAAAACATTCTCATTTCCTGTTGACAGAGATACTCCGCAGCCGTCTACGATAAAAGAAGCGGTAAGACGGTTAAAAAATGGCGAACTCATTGTTATGTTCCCTGAAGGCGGCAGAAGCAAAGACGGCAGTCTTCTTGATGCAAAGAGAGGAACGGGATTAATAGCAGCGCTTTCAGGGGCAAAAGTTATCCCTGCTTATATTGACGGCACGGACACGGCTCTTCCTGCCGGCGCTAAGTTCATAAGCCTCTCAAAGATTAGAATTATATTCGGCAACCCGATAGAAACAAAAGACAGAGAATCAGGCAGGGATTTTCAGGAAAGAATCGGTAATGATATAATGGAAGCAGTAAGAAATTTAAAATTAAAAGTGAAGAGTTAAAAGTTATGAAAATAATAGCAGCTAAGACAGCCGGATTCTGTTTCGGAGTAAAGAGAGCCGTTGACATGGCTTTTAAGACTGCAAAGAAAAAACAGAAAGGCATTTTCACTCTCGGGCCTATAATACATAATCCCCAGGTCATAGAAAAACTCAAACAAGAAGGGATTCTGCCGATTGAGGACATAACTACTCCCGGGATAAAAGATATTATAATCCGGACGCACGGTATTCCTTTACAGATTATGAACAGGATTTCCCAGGCAGGATTCAATATAATTGACGCAACCTGCCCTTTTGTGAAAAAAGCCCAGCATTATGCTAAACTGCTCAGAGAAGAAGGGTATCAGGTAATAATACTCGGAGACAGGGAACATCCGGAGGTGCAGGGCCTGATGAGCTATGCAGGAGATGATGCAATAGTTGTTGACAGTGAAAGCGCGCTTCCGAAAATAAAGCATAATGTCGGGATTGTTGTTCAGACTACCCAGCCGGTTGAAGCGCTTAAAAAGCTTTTCGGAAAGGTCATAGAGCAGGCAAAGAACGTAAAGGTATATAATACAATATGCAGTTCCACGGCGCTGCGGTTAAAAGAAACAGCGGCTATGGCTAAAAAGGTGGATATCATGCTTGTTGTAGGAGGCAAAAACAGCGCAAACACGACCCAGCTTGCTAAATTGTGCAAGTCGCTTTCTGTTCCGACTTATCATGTTGAGACAGCCGCCGAACTAATTCCCGGGTGGATGAACGGCGTAAAAAGCGTGGGCATAACAGCAGGGGCCTCAACGCCTGACTGGATAATTGAGGATATCATAAAGAAAGTAAAAGAAATAGGAGGATAAAAGGGTGATGGAAATCAAAAACAATGAGATGGAAAGACTTTATGCTGAGACTTTTCATCGCATTGAAGAAGGCTCAATATTAAAAGGAAAGGTTATAGCCGTAAAACAGGAAGGAGTCATAATTGACATAGGATATAAAGCCGACGGCTTTGTTCCGGCTGAAGAGTTTTCTCCTGAAGAGTTTTCAAACTTGCATGAGGGAACTGCTATTGAAGTGTACGTAGACACAATGAAGTATTCCAATGGCATGGTTAATCTGTCAAGGAAAGCGGCAAACAAGATAAAGGCATGGGATATTATTGAATCTGCTATGGGAAAAGGCGCCGCTCTTGAAGGCGTAATCTCAGGGAAAACAAAAGGCGGGCTTTCAGTAGATATACTCGGGGTCACTGCTTTCCTGCCGGGATCTCAGATAGATGTAAGGGTAGTCAGGGACATGGACAGCCTTATCAGCAAGAGAATGCTTTTTAAGGTGCTGAAACTGAATAACAAGCGGTCAAACGTCATAGTATCACACAGGGCTGTCATGGAAGAAGAAAGAGAGAAGAAAAAGACAGAGACGCTTGAAAAACTAAAGGAGGGAGTTCTCCTTACGGGCGCTGTAAAAAATATCACAGACTACGGAGTTTTCATTGATCTCGGCGGGCTCGACGGCCTCCTTCACATATCAGACATATCCTGGGGACGAATAACTCATCCGTCGGAATTCTTTGCGGTAGGAGACGAGATTGAAGTCCTTGTGCTCAAGTTCGATGAAGAACAAAAAAGAGTTACCCTCGGTTACAAGCAGAAAAAAACCGACCCTTGGAGCACCATAGACGAAAAATACCCTGCAGGCCAAAAAATAAAGGGGAATGTTGTGAACATAACGGAATACGGCGTATTTATAGAGCTTGAAAAGGGGCTTGAAGGGCTGGTCCACATATCAGAGATTGACTGGCTGCCGAAACCCAAACATCCGTCAAAATACCTTTCCATAGGAGAAACAGTAGAGGCAGTTATTCTGAAGGCTGATAAAAATGAGCGCCGTCTTTCATTAAGCATAAAGCAGCTTAAACCAAGCCCGTGGGAGCTTATTTCACAGCGGTACAGCGCCGGACAGCAGATAACAGGCAAGGTAAAAAGCATTACTGATTTCGGGGTATTTGTCGGCCTTCCGGAAGGCGTGGACGGGCTTGTGCATATATCTGATATCTCATGGACCAAGCACATCAAACATCCATCAGAGGTCATCAGAAAAGGACAGAAAATAGATGCTGTTGTTCTGAGCATAGAGCCTGAGAAGGAGAGAATAGCGTTAGGCATAAAACAACTCACACCTGACCCTTGGTTAACCGATATCCCGGCGAGATTCAAGCTCGGAGATGAAGTAAAAAGCAAGGTGCTGAGACTGACCGACTTTGGGATATTCGTGGAAATAGAAGACGAAGTTGAGGGGCTGATTTACACATCCGAGATAGTAAAAGCAGAAAAACCTCTAAAAGAGGGTGACATTGTGTGGACCAGGATAATAAAGATTGACCTTGAAGAGAGAAAAATAGGGCTCAGCATGAAGAATGTTAAAAGGGGGGGGGAATGAAAAAAGCCTGTCTCGTTATCACCGGGTTTCTGATACTGCTGATAGTGATAAGCGTGATATTTGCCGTATTTCAGAAGAATGTCCCCATGGGAGATAAGGTTGCTGTTGTGCGCATTGAGGGCCCGATAATGGATTCAAAAAGCGCTACCGATGAAATAAAGGGCTACCTTAAAGACCCGTCAATAAAAGCTCTTGTCTTGCGGGTGGACAGTCCCGGCGGGGCTGTTGCGCCGTCACAGGAAATATACGAAGAGGTTAAAAAAGCAACGCTGAAAAAGAAGGTCATTGTATCAATGGGCTCTGTTGCGGCATCAGGCGGCTATTACATCTCAGCGCCTGCTGACAGGATTATCGCAAATCCAGGAACCTTAACGGGTTCTATCGGCGTGATAATGGAGATCCCCAACATAGAGGGGCTTATGAATAAAATCGGCGTGAAAACAGAGGTAATCAAAAGCGGCAGGCACAAGGATATTGCATCTGCGTTCAGAAAAATGGAAAAAGAGGAAAGGCTGATACTGCAGAATGTGCTTGATGATGTGCACGAACAATTTATCAAGGCTGTATCCGAAGGCAGAAAGATTCCATTTGAGGAAGCTAAAAAACTTGCTGACGGCAGGATATTCACAGGCAAACAGGCACTGGAAGTGCGGCTCGTTGATGAACTCGGCACCCTTGAAGACGCTATAGCAGCAGCAGGCAGGCTTGCCGGCATAAAAGGAGAGCCGGAGGTAGTAACCAAAAAAGAGAGATTTTCCATAGTTGACATGCTCAGAGGCAAATTTCCCAAAGAACTCTCCGAACTATTTCCTACGGTAAAAATAAAATATATGCTGGCGCCATGAAAAAAGAGCTATTTATATATGACAAAAACAAGGAAACTCTTCAATTCCTGAGAGAGTTTTTTAGAGAGAATAATGAGTACTCCGCAATATTCATAAAAGATAAGCAAGCTCTCCTGAATAGACTCAACAAAAAGAAGCCTGATGTTCTTATCACAGGAAACCCTGATGAACTTAAAGGAATCAGCCGTTCAAAAATAGGCTGCCCTGTAATATCAATGCTATCCGGCGATATAAGTAAGGGCCTCCGTTCTGTTATGAAGCGCAAGATTGAGTGCTACCTCATCAGCCCTTTTCACAGAGAAGATTTTGAGTATAAACTTAAAACAACAATCAGCAAAAAAGACTTTTTTGAAACCATCCACGGAGAGAAAAGAGACCTTGAAACAATGCTTGAATTGATGCACCTTATTTCTTCAACGCTGGACCCTAAAGAAGTATTGTATTTTGTCGTAAGCAAGATAGCAGAAATCATAAATGTTACAAGATGTTCTATGATAAGCATTCCTCCCGAAGAAAGAAACCATGCTTATGTTATCTCAACATTTGAAGACCCTACGATAGTAAATCTGAAATTAGATCTAAAGAAATACCCTGAGATAAGAAAATCACTCCGCACCAAAAAGACAGTTGTTATAAGAGACGCATCAAAAGACCCATTGCTGAAAGAAGTCAGGAATATTATTGCGCCTCTCAATATCCGATCCATTGTTGTTATTCCCATAATCTTCAGGAATGAGGTTATCGGCACCTTATTCTTGAGAACTTCAAGGTCCAATCATACCTTTACGGAGAGGGAGATAAGGCTCTGCACGGCAATCGCAAACGCATCCACAAATTTCCTCTGTAACGCTTTTCTCCATGAGAAGATAGAAAACGAAAAATCACTTTTTGAAAAGCTTGCCATAACCGATTACCTGACAGGACTTCATAATGTCAGATACTTCTCTCACCGTCTGGCTGAAGAGTTCAGCCGCGCCCAGAGGTATAAATTCCATTTGAGCTGCCTTATGATTGATCTTGACTACTTCAAGAAAATAAACGATACCTACGGGCACAGAACCGGAGATGTTGTCCTTACCGAATTTGCACAACTGTTGAAAAAACATACAAGAAAAAGCGACGTGCTTGCAAGATATGGAGGCGAAGAGTTCATCGTGCTTCTCCCGCAGACGTCACCACAGGCGGCTGTTTTAAAAGCTGCGGTATTGGGAGACTTTATCAAAAAACACAAATTTCGCAGTATTCAAGGAAAGAGCAGCCTTACCGTCAGTATCGGCGTATCATCATATCCCACCCATACTATAAAGGACAAAGATGATATTATAACACTTGCAGACACAGCCCTTTACAAAGCAAAAGCCATGGGCAGAGATACGGTAGCTCTCTACAACAGCCGTATGTAATCCCCGCCCTTGATGGGAGGGGGCGAGGGGGAGGGTGAAAGAGGTATTCTCAGATGGATATAATAACTTCCCACATAAACGCTGATTTTGATTCCCTCGCTTCAATGGTCGCTGCAAAGAAACTCTACCCTGAGGCAGAGCTCGTCTTTGCAGGCTCTCAGGAAAAAAAACTCAGGGATTTCATAGAGGCATTTGAGCCTGTTGAGATCAAACGCATTAAAGACATTGCCCTGTCAAAGATTACCCGCCTGATTATTGTTGATACAAAGAATCCGCAGAGAATAGGACAGTTTGCAGAATTAATCTCCAAACCAGGAATAGTCATACATGTATACGACCATCACCCTTTTGCAAAAGGGGATATACAAGGCAGCGTCGAGGCTATTGAGGAAGTCGGCGCTACAGCGACTATATTTTCTGAGATATTGAAAGACAAAAAGCTGCACCCCTCGCCAATGGAGGCAACCATCCTGTGTCTCGGCATATATGAAGAGACAGGCTCGCTGCTGTTCCCATCCACGACAGAGCGGGACCTCCTTGCCGCCGCATATCTTATCAAACGCGGTGCTAATCTGAATATAGTCTCGAGTTTTCTCAGATTGGAAATGAGCCGTGAAGAACTTGACATCCTTAATGAACTGCTCCAGTCGGCAAAAGAAATAGTCAGCAGCGGGATAAGGATAAAAGTAGCAAAGGCTTCCAATGAGAGTTATCTTGGCGACGCTGCGCATCTCGCACACAGGATAATGGACATGGAAGACATTGATGCATTATTCGTACTCCTCAGGATGGAAGGGAAAATACTTATAGTGGCAAGAAGCCGTGCGCCTGAACTCAATGTCGCAGACGTAATGAGAGAGCTCAACGGCCGCGGCGGAGGCCATTCTACGGCAGCCGCGGCTACTGTAAAAGAGGAATCTCTTGAGATAGTTGAAGAGAGGCTGACGAGAGTTATACTTGCCAATGTAAAGCCGGGCAAGGTTGCATCGGATATTATGACAAGCCCTGTCGTAAGCATAAACTGGGACAGCACTGTAAAGGAAATAGAAACAATAATGATCAAATACGGCGTGAACGTTCTCCCTGTTATGAAGGACACAAAGTATACAGGCTTAATATCAAGGGAAATTGTTGAAAAAGCGCTTTTTCACGGATTTGGCAAAAGCAAAGCCATAGATTTCTGCACAACTGATGCGGCAACCGTCAGCCCTGACACATCTATCAGGCAAATAGAACAGATGATGATAGAACATAACCAAAGATTTATGCCAGTAATAGAGAAAGACATTATCGCCGGAGCAATAACAAGAACAGACCTTTTAAGAACCATCTATGAGGAATTTTTAAAACGGCGCAGGCTTGATAAATCAGATGCAAGAGAGACGCCATCCATAGGGAGAAACATAGCCGTACTTCTAAAAGAAAAATTTCCGGCTGAAATATACGCCATCCTCAAACTTGCAGGAGAGATTGCGGATCAGCTCGGGATTAACGCATATCTTGTCGGCGGTTCGGTAAGAGATTTGCTCAGGGGCGAGGAAAATCTTGACATTGACATTGTTGTTGAGGGAGACGGAATTGCCTTTGCAAAAACATTTGGCAGGAAACTGAATGCAAAGATAAGAACGCATGAGAGGTTCGGCACGGCAAAAATAATCACAGACAATCTGAAACTTGATGTGGCAACTGCAAGGACAGAGTATTATGAATCCCCGGCATCCCTTCCTACGGTGGAAACTTCCTCAATAAAAAAAGACCTTTACAGGAGGGATTTCACAATCAACACACTTGCCGTGAAACTTAACCTGAAGGACTTCGGACTTCTTATAGACTTCTTTGGAGGGCAGCGTGACCTGAGAGAGAAAATCATAAGGGTTATACACAATCTGAGTTTCATCGAGGATCCCACAAGGGCCTTCAGGGCCATAAGATTTTCAGAAAGATTCGGCTTTAAGCTCAGCAAACATACGGAAACCCTTATAAAGTCAACTCTCAAATTGGATCTCTTCAGCAGGCTTTCCGGAGCAAGGCTCTATGAGGAACTTCTGCTTGCATTCAACGAAACAGAACCTGTCAAGACTCTTAAAACACTTTCTGAATTCGGGCTGTTAAAGGTGATACATCCGGGCCTCTTATTCAATAATGAGCTCGAGTCAGCATTGCAATCCATGTTTGAGACTTTCGCATGGTTCAATCTGCTTTTCCTTGAGGAAAGTCCTGACAGAGGAGCGCTGTACCTGATGGCTCTGCTGTCCACTCTCAAAGAGGAAGAAAGGAACACTGCAATTGAAAGACTGGCGCCGCCGCCCAGGGTAAGAGAGCTGATAACAAAAGGCATAACACAGTCAAAGGATATGCTGAATAAACTTCCCTCAAACGATCCCGCCGGCCTATACCATCTTCTGAATGGCGTTAACCTTGAAATCCTTCTGTTCTC includes:
- the ispH gene encoding 4-hydroxy-3-methylbut-2-enyl diphosphate reductase, translated to MKIIAAKTAGFCFGVKRAVDMAFKTAKKKQKGIFTLGPIIHNPQVIEKLKQEGILPIEDITTPGIKDIIIRTHGIPLQIMNRISQAGFNIIDATCPFVKKAQHYAKLLREEGYQVIILGDREHPEVQGLMSYAGDDAIVVDSESALPKIKHNVGIVVQTTQPVEALKKLFGKVIEQAKNVKVYNTICSSTALRLKETAAMAKKVDIMLVVGGKNSANTTQLAKLCKSLSVPTYHVETAAELIPGWMNGVKSVGITAGASTPDWIIEDIIKKVKEIGG
- the sppA gene encoding signal peptide peptidase SppA — encoded protein: MKKACLVITGFLILLIVISVIFAVFQKNVPMGDKVAVVRIEGPIMDSKSATDEIKGYLKDPSIKALVLRVDSPGGAVAPSQEIYEEVKKATLKKKVIVSMGSVAASGGYYISAPADRIIANPGTLTGSIGVIMEIPNIEGLMNKIGVKTEVIKSGRHKDIASAFRKMEKEERLILQNVLDDVHEQFIKAVSEGRKIPFEEAKKLADGRIFTGKQALEVRLVDELGTLEDAIAAAGRLAGIKGEPEVVTKKERFSIVDMLRGKFPKELSELFPTVKIKYMLAP
- a CDS encoding CBS domain-containing protein, coding for MDIITSHINADFDSLASMVAAKKLYPEAELVFAGSQEKKLRDFIEAFEPVEIKRIKDIALSKITRLIIVDTKNPQRIGQFAELISKPGIVIHVYDHHPFAKGDIQGSVEAIEEVGATATIFSEILKDKKLHPSPMEATILCLGIYEETGSLLFPSTTERDLLAAAYLIKRGANLNIVSSFLRLEMSREELDILNELLQSAKEIVSSGIRIKVAKASNESYLGDAAHLAHRIMDMEDIDALFVLLRMEGKILIVARSRAPELNVADVMRELNGRGGGHSTAAAATVKEESLEIVEERLTRVILANVKPGKVASDIMTSPVVSINWDSTVKEIETIMIKYGVNVLPVMKDTKYTGLISREIVEKALFHGFGKSKAIDFCTTDAATVSPDTSIRQIEQMMIEHNQRFMPVIEKDIIAGAITRTDLLRTIYEEFLKRRRLDKSDARETPSIGRNIAVLLKEKFPAEIYAILKLAGEIADQLGINAYLVGGSVRDLLRGEENLDIDIVVEGDGIAFAKTFGRKLNAKIRTHERFGTAKIITDNLKLDVATARTEYYESPASLPTVETSSIKKDLYRRDFTINTLAVKLNLKDFGLLIDFFGGQRDLREKIIRVIHNLSFIEDPTRAFRAIRFSERFGFKLSKHTETLIKSTLKLDLFSRLSGARLYEELLLAFNETEPVKTLKTLSEFGLLKVIHPGLLFNNELESALQSMFETFAWFNLLFLEESPDRGALYLMALLSTLKEEERNTAIERLAPPPRVRELITKGITQSKDMLNKLPSNDPAGLYHLLNGVNLEILLFSMAQSKSKQKQKAISQYLIELRKIKPLLKGKDLQKIGIKPGPVYSKLFSELLDEKLNGRLKTKEDEERFVTEKYLI
- the ettA gene encoding energy-dependent translational throttle protein EttA, giving the protein MSSEPNKVIYSMVGVSRHYDNKTVLKDIYLSYFYGAKIGVLGLNGSGKSSLLRILAGVDKEFNGETVLSPGHTIGFLEQEPRLDNSKTVREIVEEGVQETVDALKEYNLINEKFAEPMSDDEMSKLIERQGKVQEKLDAMDAWDMDSRLEMAMEALRCPYGDTPVKVLSGGERRRVALCRLLLKKPDILLLDEPTNHLDAETVAWLEHHLQSYPGTIIAVTHDRYFLDNVAGWILELDRGQGIPWKGNYSSWLEQKKNRLEQEEKSESERQKTLQRELEWIRMSPKGRHAKARARITSYERLLSQDIEKSSKDLEIYIPPGPRLGDVVIKADNVSKAYGDNILMEGMTFSLPPGGIVGIIGPNGAGKTTLFRMITGKEKPDSGTFKIGETVKLAYVDQSRDDLDPKKTIWEIISEGLDVVQLGKRQVNSRAYVARFNFSGSDQQKKASMLSGGERNRVHLARMLKEEANVLLLDEPTNDLDVNTMRALEEALEYFAGCAVVISHDRWFLDRIATHILAFEGDSKVVWFDGNYSEYEADKKARLGAAADQLHRIKYRHLTRG
- a CDS encoding sensor domain-containing diguanylate cyclase, with translation MKKELFIYDKNKETLQFLREFFRENNEYSAIFIKDKQALLNRLNKKKPDVLITGNPDELKGISRSKIGCPVISMLSGDISKGLRSVMKRKIECYLISPFHREDFEYKLKTTISKKDFFETIHGEKRDLETMLELMHLISSTLDPKEVLYFVVSKIAEIINVTRCSMISIPPEERNHAYVISTFEDPTIVNLKLDLKKYPEIRKSLRTKKTVVIRDASKDPLLKEVRNIIAPLNIRSIVVIPIIFRNEVIGTLFLRTSRSNHTFTEREIRLCTAIANASTNFLCNAFLHEKIENEKSLFEKLAITDYLTGLHNVRYFSHRLAEEFSRAQRYKFHLSCLMIDLDYFKKINDTYGHRTGDVVLTEFAQLLKKHTRKSDVLARYGGEEFIVLLPQTSPQAAVLKAAVLGDFIKKHKFRSIQGKSSLTVSIGVSSYPTHTIKDKDDIITLADTALYKAKAMGRDTVALYNSRM
- a CDS encoding (d)CMP kinase, coding for MGKVIAIDGPSGAGKGTIAKLLAGKLGFSYLDTGALYRAVALALRGKGINPEDSDDKIASALKGIGIAFKDGKVFLKENSQLSTLNSQLPDGKDVSEEIRTTEMGHYSSVFSARKVVRDFLLDIQRSASLNADLVAEGRDMTTVVFPDAWKKFYLDASVEERAKRRYLQIKEKGINITEAEAKKDVVERDARDSGRDLAPLRKTDDAVLIDSSQMTINKVLENILKVVRTSP
- a CDS encoding 30S ribosomal protein S1; protein product: MEIKNNEMERLYAETFHRIEEGSILKGKVIAVKQEGVIIDIGYKADGFVPAEEFSPEEFSNLHEGTAIEVYVDTMKYSNGMVNLSRKAANKIKAWDIIESAMGKGAALEGVISGKTKGGLSVDILGVTAFLPGSQIDVRVVRDMDSLISKRMLFKVLKLNNKRSNVIVSHRAVMEEEREKKKTETLEKLKEGVLLTGAVKNITDYGVFIDLGGLDGLLHISDISWGRITHPSEFFAVGDEIEVLVLKFDEEQKRVTLGYKQKKTDPWSTIDEKYPAGQKIKGNVVNITEYGVFIELEKGLEGLVHISEIDWLPKPKHPSKYLSIGETVEAVILKADKNERRLSLSIKQLKPSPWELISQRYSAGQQITGKVKSITDFGVFVGLPEGVDGLVHISDISWTKHIKHPSEVIRKGQKIDAVVLSIEPEKERIALGIKQLTPDPWLTDIPARFKLGDEVKSKVLRLTDFGIFVEIEDEVEGLIYTSEIVKAEKPLKEGDIVWTRIIKIDLEERKIGLSMKNVKRGGE
- a CDS encoding 1-acyl-sn-glycerol-3-phosphate acyltransferase, with the translated sequence MTLAYRFTATLCFVLFKIFFRFKIVNIEKVPEKGGVIVVSNHVSHLDPLVIGAAIRHRQATFMAKRGLFKIPLVGAFVKTFSFPVDRDTPQPSTIKEAVRRLKNGELIVMFPEGGRSKDGSLLDAKRGTGLIAALSGAKVIPAYIDGTDTALPAGAKFISLSKIRIIFGNPIETKDRESGRDFQERIGNDIMEAVRNLKLKVKS